A window of Quercus robur chromosome 12, dhQueRobu3.1, whole genome shotgun sequence genomic DNA:
tttagctaaataagttgttccgaAACGGAcacttaaaatgaaaaaaattcgcTAAAGatcactttttggtattattcatagATCCTATTATACtattcaactaacttttactttaatctatagtacttttagcaaaaaaatttcagtttcagctaaataagctgttcccaAATGGAcacttaaaatgaaaaaatttcacTGAAGATAGGGGAGACCCTATTGGTGAAAAGATAAGGGAGAGTCActtgagatggtttggtcatgttTAAGGGATAGTGATTAATGCATCAATGAGAAAAGAGTGAGTTGATTCAAATTAAGAgagtataaaaaaatagaggaagacCAAAACTAACATTAATAGTAATGAAAAATGACATCAAATAAGGAACTAATAGAGAGAACAACTTTGGATTGAATAGAATGACGGAAAAGAGTATATGCGGCCTACTGTAACAAGTGTGTTGATGATCCATAGATGACCTCAGATTTTTAGGACTAAGCTTTTTTGTTGTATGTAGTTTTTCACTATATATTATTTGTCAgttttttgaagtttttgtcATGGTTCTAAGAGTAAATCCAGTGTTGACTATGAAGCATTGATGTGGATTCAGGATTTGGATACAGTGATTTATTTTGATGTGAAAATTCCATAATAAGGATGAACTAGGACATGGATACAAtgctttattgttttatattaaTCAGACAAGCATCCCTTCTTTGAACATTGGTCAGAACATATGTTTTAAACCTTTCCCATGCTTTAACTTGTAATTATGTTCCTTTAAACTGAAGTTCATGTCCTAATGCTACATGTTCAGGACGATGCAAGAAGTTATTCCGGATGTTCAgaacattaaaatttttatttttaaaataaaaatttaagtatTGGATGCTTATCTTGCAGTATATAAGAAGTACTGGACACTCccttgtttctttcttttagctAGAGTGGCAAATGTATGGCCTACACCTGGTTTTCTTAtaacttgtttttgttttactgAGATTTACATGTTTCCTTATTGTTgcaggaaagaagaaaaaagaacaacatGATGCTCAAGCTGGATTGGGTCTGAATCCTGCATATGCTGGAGCTTATGGATCTGCACCTCCAGTAAGCATGCATTCTTTTTTGAGACCACTTCTGAGTTTATTTGAAATGTGGTTTCATGTTTTAGTAATTTTTCTTAATCCCTTGTGCCCTATATGAATTCATAAGGGTGTGTCAatactttatattttgtaataCAATCCTTATCGTATTgctttctctcactctctctccaaaatggtGCAGCTATCTCAAATACCCTATCCGGGTGGTGTAAAGTCTTTGGTACCAGAGGCACCTGCTCCACCAAACAACATACTGTTCGTGCAGAATCTTCCCCATGAGACAACTCCTATGATGCTGCAAATGCTCTTCCACCAATATCATGGTTTTAAGGAAGTTAGAATGGTGGAAACAAAGCCAGGAATTGCCTTTGTGGAGTATACAGATGAGATGCAATCAACAGCTGCGATGCAGGCACTCCAAGGTTTCAAGATAACCCAACAGAATCCAATGTTGATCACATATGCAAAGAAATAGACAAATTAGGTTTTACCTTTTCTATCCACAAGGGGGAAGGCTGAAATGCATCTTCAACTAGGATATTACCTACTGAATTAGATGTGATATCTACTCATTTGCTAGTTATCTTTGTTACATTCTCATTTTTCAAAAGTAGCCTTTAGAAGTGATCGTGTATCATTGTAATTGTAATCTTTTCAATGTTGCTTTAcccttttgaaaaagaattaagAAGCTTATCTGACTCCTTTTTGAGTTATCAACCCCCTTTAAGTTTCATTTCTGTTGTGCCTCTCAAGTGCCTTTAAAATTATTGACATCTCAGCTGTTTGGAACACGATGATGGTTTTAactatattttgaaattctgTACTGGCGTGAAGAAATGGTGGCAAACTGCAATGCTTATCCTTTATTGCCTTCTGCGTATTCCACAAACTTACAAAGCCAAATTTGTGCCCCGAGAGATCTCAAAATTATTGCCCTTCGGCTTGCACAGCAGTGCAATTTTCCAGCCAGGTCTGCTTATAGTACTGTTGACATGGCATTTCCTGATCATTTCATTCTGCACTGGTATACTAAGATAGCCATCGTTGCCCAGTAATGAAGAACTGGATTGgcaaattttgtttgtttttttttaatatatgcaaAGGAGAAAAGGAGGTGTTGGAAACTCCAAGAGGTGCCAATTGAAATTGTCAATTGGCCAATGTTTAATGGGGAATGTTAGGGAAATCAGTCTTTAAAGATGACCGTTCACTTTTAGGCTCATTAGAGGCAAATCACATACATTGCGCTGTATAGAACGCTACAGCTTGCAACCTCTCGTTCAATCAATCACAGCAGCTTGCAACACTACGAATTTAAAATTGTTAGGGATTCAAGAAATGTTTCTAATTCACATTTACAAGCTACGCAGGCAAGTAGATCTTTTAAAAAATGCCAGGAGCATGACGCACCAAGAAAAGTTAGCACCAATTGTAAGAATCACTACAAGCTTATTGCTCAAAAACCACACTCTATACCCTCTCCAACTCGGCATTGTGCTTGTCCAATTGGTCTTTCAGCTCTTTTCTCCATCCTTGGATCAGTCTCTCCTGCTTCTTGATAATTTCAGTCTTTATCTTTAATTCTTCCTCCATCATAGCAATCTCCTGTTAAAAGCAGAAATCACAATGAAAATGACTTGTCATCAAGTTCCCAGCAAATTTCTGAATCAGTGGGTAGGATATACAACATCAACTGCAAATAGCCTTTGAGTTACCTTTCCAAGTGTTTCAACCTTGGTTGGTTGATCCTCCCGTTGCAGGCCAATAAAATACAGCTGAAGCTTCTTGGCAGCATCCATAAAATCTCTGGCATGCCTTTCTACATCAACTGAAGCACTCACAAATTTAACACCTTTCAGCATGTACTAATGAAAAGACATATAAGCACTTCAATCAGCTATTCCAAACATTTGTTATTGACAGATTAGAGCCATGCAGTCTAAGAAAGGATTGATAAACAGACCACAGTAATTGATCCAAAAACAATATAGATGATGTTCCAAAGCATAATAATGAGGTCAAACACTTGGGAATTAGTTAGAAATATTAGAGGTTTTGTAACTTCACTGTAAGCTATTTCTACAATCACTTGCACATTCAGAAATATGAGAGAGGTAATCTTTGTCCAAGGGACTCTAGTAGTCCACTACTCCACTGGCTTGAGATGTTGatgacttattttattttttaagagagaggggggggggggggggggggaggataTATTTCATGGGTAGATCAATTGCCAAAGCATATATCAATGGCATTggacttctttctttttatttttcttttcctttaaaaaaaaagggataaataAGAAGTTTTATGAAGGAAAAGGCAACCCAGGAAGTCTACTGTAGGTACAACCCCAATTAAACTCTAAAGATACAATGACCAGCGGaatccaaaaaatttgaaaaagcaAATAATCCTGACACTATCATCCATTCAAACAAGGTTCTGAAAAGTTGCAATTTCAAATCTAAGATAGTCCATGCTTTCAGGATAAAATGCAAGCCATGCACAAATATTCTGTAAGTAACATAATATTCTCCATTAAACGAATTAAGGACTTTTGGAATCTTAGAGGATGAGATGTCAAAAAATTTCCTACAAACAAGTTTTCTACGATAGACTTCACATTTTCAAGAACCCAGTTAATTCTTTTGAGTCCAACGTTAACTTACTGAACAACCCTCAACTATATGTTATGATAGCTACGCAAGTAAACTATCATTCCTTCCTCCTTTCAAAGAGCTCACTGTTGCTAATAGCATATAGTTGGTTCGTGCATCCCCCCACCCCACTCTCCTCACATCTTACAATACACTATCCATTTGAAGAAATAATTTCCCAGTTAAACTCCAGAATAATCAATCAAGCTGATTATTATCCTTCCAAATCCAAGACCAACCCAAAATAATTTATCACAGACAATAAAAGTTACcccaaaatagaagaaaatgtTACTCCTCCTTGGACATTTAATGCCACAAATAAAAGCATCTCCATAACCAAACACTAAATAGCTTAAGAAACTCCTCAGGCATTAACCACCTGGAATAACTCAGGATTTTCCATGCAGTTCTTAGCAAAGCAATAGATAAGAAATCAATCAATAGCATCCCAGTAACATTCATTTATAGCCAAAACAAACGCTCCGCAGTTTGCTACCAAACTCCAAATTATAAATCTTAGTAAGCAGCCTTCATTTTGCAGGCCTCATATTTGTACCTTTCCTCTCTGCATAAAGTGAATATAACATTCTTCCCATAATTCTAATTTCCCAACCCCTCAATTAATTCCATGATATCATCCTTTCAAttcaaacttatccaaaaaacaCAAAGCATTCTATGTTCTTTCCTCACAATAGTTTTATCACAAACAGACAATTTTGGAAAAATGCCCTCCAATATAAAATCTAgctcaaaaaacaaacaaaacaaaacaaaattaagtaCTTCAAAATGAACCCATTCTATAGATACCAAACGTATTCCTTCCATTATATCTACATTTGTACGTACATGACTTTCCTTCTCTCGCATTTTAAGTTTTCCAAGCATCCACTTCTAGCTAGGATGTAATGATTTTCTTCCCAGAAGATGTTTCTACATCAgctttaaaataataaacatacatcttaagttaaataattaatcagAAATTAGTTCTGTTTTGTTTCAAAACAGGGTTTTTCAAAGTTACCTTGCAAAGATTCTAAGAATTAATATAACACTATAAGCATCATGTGGTTACTTGAAATTCAAtgcaaaacacaaaatatcagGTCTACAAGTCTAAACCCTTATATCAGGAGGAGGAAATGGATTACTAACTCTGATGAGAAGGGTGTGGAGAACGGTCTATAGCCTGAAGCTCTCGCGCAGGCAAACATGGAAGCAAAGCAGCCTCCAATGCCATCACACATGCAATCATGTCGTCCCTTGGAGGTGGTGAGGATTGCATCTGTTGATCAATTTGGTGCTGCTGATCCAGCGTTTGTCGCTCAGCCATGTTTATATTTCACAGATTGATACCCAAAGCTGCAAATTTTTAATGTGATATATAAAATCAGAcattgaaaaaatgaaaaaacccaAACCAACTCAGATGgccaaatactaaaaattaacaCACACCCCATGAGAGGGAGAGGTACTGGGAAAACAATTCTCTTCAAC
This region includes:
- the LOC126708683 gene encoding mediator of RNA polymerase II transcription subunit 28, with protein sequence MAERQTLDQQHQIDQQMQSSPPPRDDMIACVMALEAALLPCLPARELQAIDRSPHPSHQIDVERHARDFMDAAKKLQLYFIGLQREDQPTKVETLGKEIAMMEEELKIKTEIIKKQERLIQGWRKELKDQLDKHNAELERV
- the LOC126708682 gene encoding U1 small nuclear ribonucleoprotein A, which encodes MAEINTTGTEVPPNVTIYINNLNEKIKLEELKKSLHAVFSQFGKILEVLAFKTLKHKGQAWVVFDEVSSATNALRQMQGFPFYDKPMRIQYAKTKSDVIAKADGTFVPRERRKRHEEKGKKKKEQHDAQAGLGLNPAYAGAYGSAPPLSQIPYPGGVKSLVPEAPAPPNNILFVQNLPHETTPMMLQMLFHQYHGFKEVRMVETKPGIAFVEYTDEMQSTAAMQALQGFKITQQNPMLITYAKK